A stretch of Bacteroidota bacterium DNA encodes these proteins:
- a CDS encoding SPOR domain-containing protein: MTPSLKNFRSIYLALNFLAAAAAFGQLPGTEVRKRLDFIYSGQAERVRIELPSLEKQYPNDAGVAYLDAILTTDGETAVKKFQAIVDLFPQSEWADAALYKVYQYYYSVGLYKTADQKFAQLKQQYPNSLYVTGGAKEQKPAPAERQPAPEVKPPDTTAQKPVETPAVVAQPAVQPAQDSTAVTPAAIVSHTFAVQAGAYSTRRKAQKQVDFLSSINRSAVITKKISGDKKLYVVTVEGFSTEQDARDFIAELKLKYGMDSIIVAR, encoded by the coding sequence ATGACCCCCTCACTGAAGAATTTTCGAAGCATCTATCTCGCGCTGAATTTTCTCGCCGCAGCGGCCGCCTTCGGTCAGCTCCCCGGAACGGAGGTGCGCAAACGGCTGGACTTCATCTACAGCGGCCAGGCCGAACGCGTGCGCATCGAGCTGCCCAGCCTCGAGAAGCAGTACCCGAACGATGCCGGCGTCGCATATCTTGATGCGATTTTGACCACTGACGGCGAAACGGCCGTTAAAAAATTTCAGGCGATCGTGGATCTGTTCCCGCAAAGCGAGTGGGCGGATGCCGCGCTCTATAAGGTCTATCAATATTATTATTCGGTCGGCCTGTACAAGACTGCCGATCAAAAATTTGCGCAGTTGAAACAGCAGTATCCCAATTCGTTGTATGTTACGGGAGGGGCAAAGGAACAAAAGCCGGCGCCGGCCGAGCGGCAACCTGCCCCGGAAGTCAAACCGCCGGATACGACCGCGCAAAAACCGGTCGAAACACCGGCTGTTGTTGCCCAGCCGGCTGTACAACCCGCACAGGATTCGACGGCGGTCACGCCTGCCGCAATCGTGTCCCATACGTTCGCCGTGCAAGCGGGGGCGTATTCAACCCGGAGAAAAGCCCAGAAACAGGTTGATTTCCTTTCATCGATCAACAGAAGTGCGGTCATCACGAAAAAAATAAGCGGCGATAAGAAACTGTATGTCGTCACCGTGGAGGGATTTTCAACCGAGCAGGACGCCCGGGATTTCATTGCGGAGCTGAAATTGAAGTATGGCATGGATTCAATCATCGTCGCGAGATAA